One window of the Pedobacter ginsengisoli genome contains the following:
- the rpsD gene encoding 30S ribosomal protein S4, with the protein MARYTGPKSKIARKFREPIFGPDKVLDRKNYPPGQHGASKRRGKQSEYAVQLMEKQKVKYTYGVLERQFRNLFTKASSREGITGDNLLQLLEARLDNTVYRLGIATTRSAARQLVSHKHVTVNGEVVNIPSYQLKAGDVVAVREKSKTLEAITNSVAGRVINKFNWLDWNASELTGKFLTYPNRDEIPENIKENLIVELYSK; encoded by the coding sequence ATGGCAAGATATACAGGACCAAAGTCCAAAATCGCGCGTAAGTTCAGAGAGCCAATTTTCGGCCCTGATAAAGTTCTAGATAGAAAAAATTATCCTCCTGGGCAACACGGTGCCTCAAAAAGAAGAGGAAAACAATCTGAGTACGCTGTTCAATTAATGGAAAAGCAAAAAGTTAAATATACTTATGGTGTATTGGAGCGTCAGTTCCGTAACTTGTTTACAAAAGCATCTTCACGTGAAGGTATTACAGGTGATAACTTATTGCAATTATTGGAAGCTCGTTTAGATAATACAGTTTATAGATTAGGTATTGCTACAACACGTTCAGCTGCTCGTCAGTTAGTTAGCCATAAACACGTAACAGTTAACGGTGAGGTAGTTAATATCCCTTCATATCAATTAAAAGCAGGAGATGTTGTTGCAGTTCGTGAGAAATCAAAAACATTAGAAGCAATTACCAATTCTGTAGCAGGAAGAGTAATCAATAAGTTCAATTGGTTAGACTGGAATGCAAGTGAGTTAACTGGTAAATTTTTAACTTATCCTAATCGTGATGAGATACCAGAAAACATCAAAGA